The nucleotide window GTTCGGTGGCGATGTCCTTATTCTTGTAACCCTGCACGATGAGGGCGACGATGCGCAGTTCCTTAGGAGTAAGGCGGTCGCGCACACGCGCGCCGACCATATCGTTCTCCACTTCTTCGGGCGCGAGCATCTGCGGCTGCACCCAGGTTTCGCCCTTGGCAACCTTGTGAACGCATTCCAGCAACGCCGCTCCCGTAACGTTGCGATAGACGACACCGTGCACGCCGGCGCCGAGGTAAGCCTGACCGTTTTCGCCGGTCTCAGCGAGAACGATAAGGCGCGTCTTGCTCTGGGCCGCGGCGTGCATCAGCGCGGACATATCGGGCACGAGATTGGCGGCGAACGCCAGGATGTTGGGACGGAATTTTTCCAGCGACATGGAAACCTGGTCCCAGGACTGCACCTGCGCCACAATGCGGATTTCGTCCTCCACCCCGAGCACCTTGGCGATCCCAGCACGGAAGATTGCCTGCTTGTCTGCGAGGACCATCTTGAGCATCACTTGGCCTCCCGCGGTTTCCGCTGCGGTTTGAATTGATAGCGATCAATCACGCAGGCCACGCCGCGACGCTTTCCCTTGGTCGAGGTATCCACGCGCACCACGCGTCCGCTGCAGTTGACTTCCACGTTGTTGGCCGAGCCGATCACAGGCGCAGGCAGCGTGATCTGGAAATTCAGCTTGGATCCCTCGCGAAACGGCAGCTTGGTGGTGATGTAGACGCCGGCGGCACTCATGTTATTGGTGGTGGCTGCGTGCGAGCGCCCCGAATCGGCCTTCTTGATCTTGACCGGCAGCGACAGCGCAAATCGTCGGCCGGTGCGAGCTTCGGACAAGGGGCCTCCTCCCATGGCTCAGATAAAGTCGTGGAGCCGAGTTGCTGGGGGCGTTATACCACAGCAGGCGCGCAACCCAAAGAATCAAGGCGGAGTCCCGTCCCCGGGGTAGGCAGCCGGGGTGCGTTGACATTGCCCAAGCCCGCTCCTAAGATTCCACGGATGCTCGGCCAGACGATCTCGCACTACCGCATCGTCGACAAGCTGGGGGGTGGGGGGATGGGTGTGGTGTACAAGGCCGAAGACACCCGCCTGAAACGCTTTGTCGCGCTCAAGTTTCTCCCGCCCGAGGTCTGCAGCGACCCACACGCGTTGGCGCGCTTCGAACGCGAGGCGCAAGCCGCCTCGGCACTGAATCACCCCAACATCTGCACGATTCACGACATCGGAGAGGCGGACGGCCAGACTTTCATCGCCATGGAGTTTTTGGACGGGACGACGCTGAAGCACGCGATCACCGGCCGTTCCCTGGACAATGAAACGCTGCTAGCGGTGGCGATCGAGGTCGCCGATGCGCTGGATGCGGCGCACAGCCAAGGGATCATTCACCGCGATATCAAGCCGGCCAATATTTTCCTGACCAAGCGGGGACACGCCAAGGTCTTGGATTTCGGGCTGGCCAAACTATCGCCGCTGGGAAGCAAGGTGGCGCCCGGCACGGCCAGCTCGAAGACGGAATCGCCGACCACGGTCCACTACGAACACCTGACGAGCCCGGGCACGGCAGTGGGCACAGTGGCGTACATGTCACCGGAGCAGGCCAAGGGGAAGGAATTGGATGCGCGCACCGACCTGTTCTCATTTGGAGTGGTGCTGTACGAGATGGCCACTGGAGCGCTGCCGTTTCGCGGCGACACTTCGGCGACGATCTTCGATGCGATCCTGAACCGGCCGCCGGCGTCGCCGCTACGGCTGAACCCCGATCTGCTGCCCAAGATGGACGAGATTATCCGCAAGGCGCTGGAGAAGGACCGCGACCTGCGCTACCAGGTAGCCTCGGAAATACGCGCCGATCTGAAGCGCTTGAAGCGGGAGTCCGATTCCAATCGCACGGCACATATATCGGCCACGGCGACGGGGGTGCCGGCGGCGCCCTCTTCCAGCGCGCAGCAGCACGCCAGCAGCTCGGTGATGCTGGTAGCGAGGCAGCACAAGTGGGGAACAGCGGGACTGGCGCTGGCGGCGATCTTGGTGCTCGCCGCGGCTGGGTTTGGCGTTTACACCTTGTTGCATCGTCGCGGAACACCTCACTTCCGGGACTTCACCGTCAGCCAGGTTACGACCAGCGGCAAGGCCGCGCTGACCGCGATT belongs to Terriglobia bacterium and includes:
- a CDS encoding PilZ domain-containing protein; translated protein: MSEARTGRRFALSLPVKIKKADSGRSHAATTNNMSAAGVYITTKLPFREGSKLNFQITLPAPVIGSANNVEVNCSGRVVRVDTSTKGKRRGVACVIDRYQFKPQRKPREAK
- a CDS encoding DNA-binding response regulator — its product is MLKMVLADKQAIFRAGIAKVLGVEDEIRIVAQVQSWDQVSMSLEKFRPNILAFAANLVPDMSALMHAAAQSKTRLIVLAETGENGQAYLGAGVHGVVYRNVTGAALLECVHKVAKGETWVQPQMLAPEEVENDMVGARVRDRLTPKELRIVALIVQGYKNKDIATE